A stretch of DNA from Cryptomeria japonica chromosome 4, Sugi_1.0, whole genome shotgun sequence:
ATAAAGATATAAATAAGAAAGCAGAaatggacgagtgggaggccgcgtagagggccttgattctggaacagcAAGAAGAACGTagatggaggctgaggcaacttgccgaaggacgacctgccgaagggtggcccgaagggaaccaaggaggtgtcacggagggtgcagaagccgagggaaatttctacgcgtcgccagaacaccgtagggtgagaagccacgaagagtttctggaggaaacaaggttacggaggaatctagtcgaagagacttgggatcagtttagaaacttatcccttacgccacgaagtgaggatcaccaaagggagccaggagtgggtgcGGGTGAGAACGGAGGGGAGGACAACCGTACGGTTGTAGGTGCCACACAcaacaggcaaaacaccgtacctccagtcacccacgcaggacacaccactggCGCCAGAGGGAGTGGCGCACAGATGCAGCCTCAaccacctccaggaagacgacccccaTCGATGGCGGGCAAATAGAAGTTGCCTAAATTCAACGGAGATGGCATTGATGACCCCATAcgacactgccgtacatgtgagacAATATGGTCAACCAATGGGGTAGTTGACAAAGTAGATTGGGTGGTGCAGTTCCCGGCCACCCTGAGAGGAGTAGCCATTGATTAGTACTCTGATGTGGATAAAacaaaggtgggaacatgggacGACCTACAGAAAGCTTTCGAGACGGAGTTTCGACTccttcgagatgataatgagatcgtggcggAGATATTAAGCACAAAGCAGGGAAAGCACGAGACAGTGCGAACATACAACCGACGGTTAAAGAAGTTACTggggaagatggagaaccagctggctgacggactaaagaagagatggttcgtggaagggTTGCGGTCATCTCTGTggagaaagatgaaaattgtaccgccCACTTCATACGATGACGCATACAACCACgcgatggatttggaaagtgaagacAAAACATCGCGGGAAGAGGAGTCCTCGGGAGAAAGTAGCAGTGATGAATCGTCAAGTAAGAAGGTGCAAGCTCTTCAAAGGGATATGCACTGgatgttgaaggaatttaagaacatgaaaggaagcacGAGTAAAAACGAAGAGGTGTGGTGCACTGATTGTAAGGAAGAAGGCCACACAAAAGGCACCTGCCCGAAGAAGgccttttgtgagatttgccaagtgatgggacactccatcaaggaatgcccatacaacatgaaaacccgaagtacgcaaatcagagaaacgggactcgcccggactcgccagactcggcgagtccgagtctgaGTAAAATCGccactcgccgagttggcgagtttggcccaaactcgccaaactcggcgagtcccgagcctCGGACTCGGCCGGCATCtaccaaacacaaaaaaaaattaatatgcaatgttttttgaagtccgtttttttatgttaattgtcttctagccctaaaagtgactttcatttcattcacttgcaaaaaaaggaagagtaaagtgagttgggaagaaaaacaagggtgcatagaagaaaaaccagcaaggaggaagctcaagttttcttcaatttgtcacattggagctgcattgtgttttgatttggtgcatcaagagttggataggaagactttgcagctcgtttcaagcttgttgtaagaggtacggttgtttttttgaagattagtttgtttcttgtatgcaaaaattccattttgtatccatttattttgaaagttttacatctttcaaaatcttttgtatgtgtgtatgtagcATGTATtatgtagttgtagtgttgtactatgtagggtttgtaaatttctttttttttaaagtagggtttgacaaaccctactttagtttttttgaatgtatgtaatatgtattaattttattttgtatttgtaatgttttattgcagcaaacttcactttgttatttcagtttgcctcaacttcaagtttcacaaaactatcctaaaatatctacttcagcttctagaccccccattagaaaggaccctgcttggaaatatcatgaggattttccagggcaagggaaggggcaaacaaaatgtatgttttgcaaaacaatattccatggaggtatatataggctgaaataccatattgctggtgtgcgtggacatgatgccgaaccatgcctaaaagcagtccctgaggccgtacgtgattgttatgtgatggttgaggagattgaaagaaaaaagaaacaaaaggaggatcgagcggccattgggagagagacagttttaggaagagggacacaattaggttgtgttggaggcccttcttccttacctccatatcgtcccacttaGTTTGCTACTACTGGTGCTtccgtttctgcttctgcttctataagtgggagtgccaccgccacttctcatgctcctaccactagtagttgtagtgggaatgttaccattggacctaggattcgtaaatctaggttggattccttctttgtgcctcgcactactcctgggtcccaaccgtcacttgagggcatgggttggaacaaggaggtccatgatgctgctaaaatggcagttggcaggttttggagctacagctgtattccattctttgtagctaggtgaatgttttactaacttttatgtttgataactttgattgttttaatttttatacttaacttatctcattgaatttttatacttatctcattgagtttctttgtgacaggtctccttattggcaacaaatggttgatgccattaccatattCGGGGCGGGGTTTtaaagcccctagtgagagtgatttgaggggacccattttgtctcaaatggtggatgatgtgaaaaaggatttagatgaacaacgccacatatggagcactaaaggttgcaccatcatgactgatggttggacggataggagaaatagaactctccttaattttcttgtttcttctgcaggtgattgattaattttagtttcgtatagtctttaattttttattttttatctaatggtttattgaatgatcattgacctagctttatttttttatttcagggggcaccgttttcatcaagtccattgatgcctccgcccattgcaagaatgccacctacctatgtgagcagatagaggaggtgattgaagatgtgggtgaggagaacgtggtacaggtggtgaccgacaatgcaacaaattatgttgctatgggtaaacttttgattacaaactaattttgtttgcaaattaattactatcttgtagtttgtacctccattaattacaatttacaatgcaacaaattatgttgctgcaggtagactattgatggagaggcacccatctatagtttggactccatgtgctgctcattgcattgacctcatgttggaggatattggaaaaatcccatgggtcaagagatgtgtagaaagggcaagaaatgtctgcaaatttgtatataatcattcatgggtgttggctcttatgagacaatacacagagcaaaaggagttagctcgtccaggaatcacaagatttgccacaaacttcctcacattgcagtccatgcttaggtctaagtctgccttgagacgtatgattgttggtgaggagtggtcttcctcatcctatgctaccacccctgcagggatagagatggcagactgcatttttgatgagcaaggcttttgggtcccttgtgatgagatagtgaaggtaatttttttataaattctacaatttaacttcatgttttataacttattatatgtattctcttatttgctcatttttataaattacacaatattttcaattttgcagtttgttaagcccttggtggttttgttgcgagttgcggatggagataagcccgcaatgggctatatatatgagggcatggatagggcgaaggaggtcATTAGATTCGTCTATCgagcagatgagagcaagtatggtcccatttgggagatcattggtaggagatggcatcatcagcttcataggcccatccatgcagcagcctattatctgaatccggcattccgttttatcccttctttcaaggctgatgtggaggtccttaatgggctatatgcaatcatggagaagatgggacctgctggtacttctcagatagacctttttcgagagctacagatgttctcagatgcacaaggggagaccttctctcgtcctgtcgccaaaggcggtaggacaactatgatgccaggtaaaaataaattattaggcttaattttagttttattcaatactatattgtaacttgttaaatgagttcatgagtgagattgattttatttatttttctcatttcaaactcagatcattggtggaacttttttggcccagagacaccaaatattcagaagttggccattcgcatcttgagccaaccatgcagcgcatcaggttgtgagcgcaattggagtatgtttgagcacatacactccaagaggcgcaatagattatctgtggagaagatgaatgatctcgtctttgttcactacaacctccgcctgagaatgagaaagaatgcaatagttgacatgtctcctatcattctagatgaggttgatcttgaagcagagtgggccaatgagaatcaggcagctcctgggactcctacatctgtatttagtgatgatgacattgattggattgaccaggtagatatagtggctgaggctgtagccatggcagaggagcagAGAGCACAAGCAGAGATaggaaatactgagactcagagTGACACAACTGTTCCTGATGTTGGCGAGCATGACAcagctgttcctgatgttggtgagcatggcatggtgtcacggggagcgactatggctgttgaatcatccaggacctactttaaacgccttcgcaggaggccagggcgagagggtgcagttgcacggccctctgagccataggcttgtacacttgtagttgtatttagtatttactatttacctttggtatttgtatgaaacatttgatgatgatcatatgatgacatggattttttattccatgagttttgtaatattgtatacatttgacaatatttatatatctatgtttgttattttcttcagctacaatttgcgtttatgcttatgtgattgatgtatacttgtgtatgtaatcaaatgagctgagtttgatgatgtttttgtgtctttaaggtgtattcaataaagggtgtctgaaacaagttttaaatctttaaaaatctctaaatttcttgagtttttcactttcttgAGTCCGACCGAGTCTGATGCCAAGTCCCGAGTctgagtccgagtcggccttgccgagtccgagccgagtttgagtcccgtttctttgacgcaaatgagccaagtgttgttcacggagcaggccacaacatccgcaccgaCGGGTACGGCCTAGCAAaccaacacaacgacatcatctggaggttactgGGACAATAGACGTGGCGGAGgaaggaataacaacaataacaataatggaaGTTGTATCCAGTATTGCTccaagggccggccaatgatccaatgtagggcctgtaatcagtgggggcacttcgcccgtgattgcacgaaggaagccacccctcagcacctctgccgatggtgtgggccaggcgaccatgaggacgcaaattgcccaaaggcaggggttaatctcctcaacatggagaaggctgagaagacaggtgagaaagaagtactggcgatcacccgcagTGAGAtgaaaaaggccacttatcccgacccccgtacggagaaggagagattacgagaggcaaaggccaatattgaacgtgagatgacggtcgaacgatggaacaacgaggtggtgagtacatcatcccgtacggaagctgaaaataacatcattgggcaagtattgcagatggaagtacctataaggatAAAgaaccttctagaaacaatgccacagttaagaacTGCCATTTTTAGTTTcatacaaaccactgcgcaggcaCCTTTGTGTGCCTCACGGGCGGAAGTTCTGGTCAACCCCTtggctgacccaatgttgttggccttaaatagtggtcagcatcctgctgtagtagagatgggaattctcggggctatcctcaaagacaccattgtggacggaggttcgggggtgaatgtactgccagaggatatgtggaagaagctggggaagccaacactatggccacccacgttcaacttggtaggtgcagaccaacacgacatcaagccactcggcaccctgatggcccaaccggtcaccattggcacgcaacccttcatactagattttgtggtaatcccactcaagaagaaggggtacgacgccatcttaggcagaggatggttggttacagcaaaggtgaaccacgactggaaaaagaacaccctttctatggagaaaggtgggcggaagtacaccattgatctgaggacccaagTTGTCGGcaaggaactggcatcatcttcgaaaTCGGACGGTGAAGGAAAAGGCGACCTGAGGGACAAAGGACGGGGCTGCAGGTTGCCCAACaatgaagggattctcaaactaggagagtgctttgaggatgagacagggtcattgaacgggctcttccactggcagatggaggctTACAAAATGTttcaaagctacaggctcgaagtagaggaaccagagcaagtaacagaggaggtgtacctgctagaatacagagaatattggaagggagacgccccaaacctcagtgacgtagataatcccaagatcatttgggtcggcaacaattggaaccctgtgtggaaggccgcagccttcaaaatctttattcttcttcttcttcttatgtacgggaaggagatcgTGGTccttgtagaatttgtggttccaggtcttcggatggccattgaaaatagacttgccaccaacggatccaaattgaaaccctaccacaggaagcacgcaggggacccgagaggtcgGAAGGACACCcgataggatggaaggggacctgagaggctgagcaggcgactcgagaggcacggggCCAAAGCGGGAGATTCTCGGGCGAGGCAAACTGAGAAAGGGCGATCCCAAAGGCATGAAACCTGAGCCGAATCTGGACACTTAAAAAAGAACAAAAACCGTACGGTCGTACGGGTCCGTATGACAGTTGACCGTACGAtcgaaaaaaaagaaagaaaggaagCCACGGTGGAATCATCGTACGGtcgaaaaaaaagaaagaaaggaagCCACGGTGGAATCATCGTACGGTGGAACCactgtgcggtggcaacaccgacggtgggaccaccggCGGTGGGACCACCGGCGGTGGGACCACCGGCGGTGGGACCACCATGCGGTGGTAACACTGATGGTGGACCACCGATGGtgggcaccaccgtgcggtggacatCATCGCCAACAGAGATATAAAACACGCACAAGCAGCCCAAACATAAATCGCACGCACAATGCCGACAACACAACGCGCAAGCACACACAAGGCATACGcagccatacacagccatccaggaGGTAGTTAAGCGTTCGGCGTGCAGAAGGAGGCCCGTACGGTGTGTATGGTAGATGGTTGGTCGTGTATtccgtacggtggaggggtgttgcCGGCACGGGCAGGTGGCCGTACGATTGGAGGTGttagtgctgttgttgaccgtacggggaggttgtatggtCGGGGTACCATTGGGGACATTACAGaggaaacaacaaaaaaaaaaaaatgacgacgaccagattgaaaaatcattcgatgacaTGTGGAGCCAGGACgttgaaaatattagagtggagaagaagggttttgacatcttaaaatatcacagaaatgatgcgcgccatggacttgcgtgtggttctgaaggttgtaaattggtgttacAATAGACCCCTAGTTTGTTTTTGAGCTgcaat
This window harbors:
- the LOC131875456 gene encoding uncharacterized protein LOC131875456, encoding MERHPSIVWTPCAAHCIDLMLEDIGKIPWVKRCVERARNVCKFVYNHSWVLALMRQYTEQKELARPGITRFATNFLTLQSMLRSKSALRRMIVGEEWSSSSYATTPAGIEMADCIFDEQGFWVPCDEIVKFVKPLVVLLRVADGDKPAMGYIYEGMDRAKEVIRFVYRADESKYGPIWEIIGRRWHHQLHRPIHAAAYYLNPAFRFIPSFKADVEVLNGLYAIMEKMGPAGTSQIDLFRELQMFSDAQGETFSRPVAKGGRTTMMPDHWWNFFGPETPNIQKLAIRILSQPCSASGCERNWSMFEHIHSKRRNRLSVEKMNDLVFVHYNLRLRMRKNAIVDMSPIILDEVDLEAEWANENQAAPGTPTSVFSDDDIDWIDQVDIVAEAVAMAEEQRAQAEIGNTETQSDTTVPDVGEHDTAVPDVGEHGMVSRGATMAVESSRTYFKRLRRRPGREGAVARPSEP